A section of the Silene latifolia chloroplast, complete genome genome encodes:
- the petD gene encoding cytochrome b6/f complex subunit IV yields the protein MGVTKKPDLNDPVLRAKLAKGMGHNYYGEPAWPNDLLYIFPVVIFGTIACNVGLAVLEPSMIGEPADPFATPLEILPEWYFFPVFQILRTVPNKLLGVLLMVSVPAGLLTVPFLENVNKFQNPFRRPVATTVFLVGTAVALWLGIGATLPIDKSLTLGLF from the exons ATGGGAGT AACAAAAAAACCGGACTTGAATGATCCCGTATTAAGGGCTAAATTGGCAAAAGGGATGGGTCATAATTATTATGGAGAGCCCGCATGGCCTAACGATCTTTTATATATTTTTCCCGTCGTAATTTTCGGTACTATTGCATGTAACGTAGGCTTAGCGGTTTTAGAACCATCAATGATTGGTGAGCCAGCGGATCCATTTGCAACCCCTTTGGAAATATTACCTGAATGGTATTTTTTTCCCGTATTTCAAATACTTCGTACAGTACCAAATAAGTTATTAGGCGTTCTTTTAATGGTTTCAGTACCTGCGGGATTATTAACAGTTCCTTTTTTAGAGAATGTTAATAAATTCCAAAATCCATTTCGTCGTCCAGTAGCTACAACTGTCTTTTTGGTTGGTACCGCGGTGGCCCTTTGGTTAGGTATTGGAGCAACATTACCTATTGATAAATCTCTAACTTTAGGTCTTTTTTAA
- the rpoA gene encoding RNA polymerase alpha subunit: protein MVREKIRVSTRTLQWKCVESRTDSKCLYYGRFILSPLLKGQADTIGIAMRRALLGEMEGTFITRAKFEKIPHEYSTIVGIKESVHDILMNLKEIILRSNLYGTCEASICVRGPRCVTAQDIILPPYVEIVDNTQHIASLTEPIDLCIGLQLERNRGYHIKAPNNFQDGSYPIDALFMPVRNVNHSIHSYGNGNEKQEILFIEIWTNGSLTPKEALYEASRNLIDLLIPFLHAEEENLHLADNQKKGSLPLLTFHDRLTQLRKKI from the coding sequence ATGGTTCGAGAGAAAATAAGAGTATCGACTCGGACACTGCAGTGGAAGTGTGTTGAATCAAGAACAGATAGTAAATGTCTTTATTATGGGCGCTTTATTCTTTCTCCACTTCTGAAAGGGCAAGCTGACACAATCGGCATTGCAATGCGAAGAGCTTTACTTGGAGAAATGGAAGGAACATTTATTACACGCGCAAAATTTGAGAAAATACCACATGAATACTCTACCATCGTAGGTATTAAAGAATCAGTCCATGACATTTTAATGAATTTGAAAGAAATCATATTGAGAAGTAATCTATATGGAACTTGTGAAGCATCCATTTGTGTTAGGGGCCCTAGATGCGTAACTGCTCAAGATATAATCTTGCCGCCGTATGTAGAAATAGTTGACAATACACAACATATAGCTAGCTTGACGGAACCAATTGATTTGTGTATTGGATTACAACTCGAACGAAATCGAGGATATCATATTAAAGCGCCCAATAACTTTCAAGACGGAAGTTATCCTATAGATGCTCTATTCATGCCTGTTCGAAACGTGAATCATAGTATTCATTCTTATGGGAATGGGAATGAAAAACAAGAGATACTTTTTATCGAAATATGGACAAATGGCAGTTTAACTCCGAAAGAAGCACTTTATGAAGCCTCCCGGAATTTAATTGATTTATTGATTCCTTTTCTACATGCGGAAGAAGAAAATTTACATTTAGCGGACAATCAAAAAAAAGGTTCTTTACCACTTTTGACCTTTCACGATAGATTGACTCAACTCAGAAAAAAAATATAG
- the rps11 gene encoding ribosomal protein S11 gives MAKPIPKISSRRNGRISSRKSARKIPKGIIHVQASFNNTIVTVTDVRGRVVSWASAGTCGFKGTKRGTPFAAQTAAGNAIRTVVEQGMQRAEVMIKGPGLGRDAALRAIRRSGILLSFVRDVTPMPHNGCRPPKKRRV, from the coding sequence ATGGCAAAACCTATACCAAAAATTAGTTCACGTAGAAATGGACGTATTAGTTCACGTAAAAGTGCACGTAAAATACCAAAAGGCATTATCCATGTTCAAGCAAGTTTCAACAATACGATTGTAACTGTTACAGATGTACGGGGTCGGGTTGTTTCCTGGGCTTCTGCGGGTACTTGTGGCTTTAAAGGTACAAAAAGGGGGACGCCATTTGCGGCTCAAACCGCGGCAGGAAATGCTATTCGTACAGTGGTGGAACAGGGCATGCAACGAGCAGAAGTCATGATAAAGGGTCCCGGTCTCGGAAGAGATGCAGCATTACGAGCTATTCGTCGAAGCGGTATATTATTAAGTTTCGTGCGGGACGTAACCCCTATGCCACATAATGGCTGTAGGCCTCCTAAAAAAAGACGTGTGTAA
- the rpl36 gene encoding ribosomal protein L36: protein MKIRASVRKICEKCRLIRRRGRIIVICSNPKHKQRQG from the coding sequence ATGAAAATAAGGGCTTCTGTTCGTAAAATTTGTGAAAAGTGTCGTCTGATCCGCAGACGGGGACGAATTATAGTAATTTGTTCTAACCCAAAACATAAACAACGACAGGGATAA
- the rps8 gene encoding ribosomal protein S8: MGRDTIADIITSIRNADMNRKGTVRIASTNITENIVKILLREGFIENVRKHQEGNKYFLVLTLRHRRNRKGPYRNTLYLKRVSRPGLRIYSNSQGIPRILGGIGIVILSTSHGIMTDREARREGVGGEILCYIW; the protein is encoded by the coding sequence ATGGGTAGAGACACTATTGCTGATATAATAACCTCGATACGAAATGCTGACATGAATAGAAAAGGAACAGTTCGAATAGCATCGACTAACATCACCGAAAACATTGTAAAAATACTTTTACGAGAAGGCTTTATTGAAAACGTGAGAAAACATCAAGAAGGAAACAAATACTTTTTGGTTTTAACTCTGCGACATAGAAGAAATAGGAAAGGCCCATATCGAAATACTTTATATTTAAAAAGAGTCAGTCGACCTGGTCTACGAATCTATTCTAACTCTCAAGGAATTCCTAGAATTTTAGGCGGAATAGGAATTGTAATTCTTTCTACCTCTCACGGTATAATGACAGATCGGGAGGCTCGACGAGAAGGAGTTGGGGGAGAAATTTTATGTTATATATGGTAA
- the rpl14 gene encoding ribosomal protein L14, giving the protein MIQPQTYLTVADNSGAKKLMCIRIIGASNRRYARIGDVIVAVIKEAIPNSPLERSEVIRAVIVRTCKELKRDNGMIIRYDDNAAVIIDQEGNPKGTRVFGAIARELRQNFTKIVSLAPEVL; this is encoded by the coding sequence ATGATTCAACCTCAGACCTATTTGACTGTAGCAGACAACAGTGGAGCTAAAAAATTGATGTGTATTCGAATCATAGGAGCTAGCAATCGTCGATATGCTCGTATTGGCGATGTTATTGTTGCTGTGATCAAAGAAGCAATACCCAATTCGCCCTTAGAAAGATCAGAAGTAATAAGAGCTGTAATTGTACGTACCTGTAAAGAACTCAAACGAGACAACGGTATGATAATAAGATATGATGACAACGCTGCAGTTATCATTGATCAAGAAGGAAATCCAAAAGGAACTCGAGTTTTTGGCGCAATTGCCCGCGAATTGAGACAAAACTTTACTAAAATAGTTTCATTAGCTCCTGAGGTATTATAA
- the rpl16 gene encoding ribosomal protein L16, giving the protein MLSPKRTRFRKQHRGRLKGISYRGNKICFGRYALQALEPSWITSRQIEAGRRAMTRNARRGGKIWVRIFPDKPVTLRPAETRMGSGKGSPEYWVAVVKPGRILYEISGVAENIARRAISIAASKMPIRTQFIISG; this is encoded by the coding sequence CCAAAAAGAACCAGATTCCGCAAACAACATCGAGGAAGACTGAAGGGGATATCTTATCGCGGAAATAAAATTTGTTTTGGAAGATATGCTCTTCAGGCACTCGAACCCTCTTGGATCACATCCAGACAAATAGAAGCAGGGAGGCGAGCAATGACACGAAATGCGCGCCGTGGGGGAAAAATATGGGTACGGATTTTTCCAGACAAACCGGTTACACTAAGGCCTGCGGAAACCCGTATGGGTTCGGGGAAAGGATCTCCCGAATATTGGGTAGCTGTTGTCAAACCAGGTCGAATACTTTATGAAATAAGCGGGGTAGCAGAAAATATAGCCCGAAGGGCTATCTCAATAGCGGCATCTAAAATGCCTATACGAACTCAATTTATTATTTCAGGATAG